One genomic region from Rosa rugosa chromosome 1, drRosRugo1.1, whole genome shotgun sequence encodes:
- the LOC133717348 gene encoding uncharacterized protein LOC133717348 isoform X1: MTTTPIYHSAPSPPVCEKPHSPPQGSGKLQVHKQQTEAKLCEMRESLKSSMDTFISEFREELRLLRGSLHSPTSQDDNPLKFGSPPPSSTPQLIPAATEASSSLIPTDNGIIRKTPVDNDLNLSHTDVILGFYDNTSMDQIVVGTAITSTAALVGGEKDWNYNGSQESGNYSRKGPAGENLEANPIATIQSADRYENQIYPAAKLDKHDDASDYEKGVIEKCNKIGDAGYNEEVETSNLCGDDKSKGATENFSRDHVSNLESVSCLSELQVKSETCNLCGNEEKYMFVTVGNLCRALVFKCCPISIVKVPEKWFLDAMNMTLDIMIGKIKCSVEKELLENFHENHLKLDEKCLGYVMSTLDALYTMQKLGFKFDCQNLYQNLYQLLSSLSKLEGDLEDLDMIRNINWEENAKKLNFVLREGLKLDNKMAVCFTESQSRSHLLKWFILCFELCHCETKLFCKEAFDGLDELTQNSLSRLISTLRISPELHSVVFIPDTKVNLAITGAICFLKVVVNDSQVVEVIQRPTDLQCSQLVLSPKGLGTALVTDYDIGIAPPLASSDVVQVAEIAWIKIMSLEVISLMEGHAQTIDMMAGISGDRTFDSYQFAYNSAQVQVKDQIIEMSNTGGGNINVPKVKIFASHLGITTFFVNALQQSGHEILSQPIMMEVYAGPEIHLHDIFLVPGASYVLTLQGTPGAPTFGVNVEFTSLELLQNEYHIDPIDVEAVIAITIVQLYSKEAALIYKKLNMMTRSAYEFVEMWRKGVESDQIPCLQALEVILVECSAALDPWMFVVVSKVLMFTAYGIKDVRASHLSCMRNINAPDQFVKPIRSTANGKAMMELNMGLYTDIGLHDFSLDSQSPTLGFELLFAKMKFRKVLCMKLYMVASGATTQGHMLHDKVIEFSSQLNQANSCTALGKYGHAEMKRLEQEINIEKCVALAIIPMGNTDLVSEEIEQPLFLNVIFQVLDFSAYSDNNLAILFDDVPIVGMLKTGAIDWLLIVPCLLTNGDSTPTVITWLSKLKAHSQSSSMYSSPLGNFSTATMELLSHIVLEECEWVVFKSVKNCYDDKPGEWGQFTRVVNVDTGQLSHHVEAKAYVLKATQLTNLEENDDLFLYFQHWGITLLIFYFEFVYDLFIYACFFYNNLGAAFDNTMALQRVNIVDYALGTSLNASDRYWDKMFLMLAISAVLEPQMPKITFGDLDNEAWTNFGRLFRLEVNPVL; this comes from the coding sequence ATGACTACAACACCTATTTACCATTCTGCTCCTTCACCTCCCGTTTGTGAGAAACCACATTCACCACCACAAGGTTCTGGCAAATTGCAAGTTCACAAACAGCAGACAGAAGCTAAGTTGTGTGAGATGCGTGAATCATTGAAGAGTTCGATGGATACCTTCATATCTGAATTCAGGGAGGAGCTGCGGTTGTTAAGGGGTTCATTACACTCTCCGACAAGCCAAGATGATAACCCACTGAAGTTTGGCTCTCCACCGCCGTCGTCAACACCCCAATTGATTCCGGCTGCAACTGAGGCTTCGTCATCACTTATTCCTACTGATAATGGTATTATTCGTAAAACCCCTGTGGATAATGACTTGAATTTGTCTCACACTGATGTGATATTGGGATTTTATGATAATACTAGTATGGATCAGATTGTGGTTGGTACGGCTATTACTTCTACTGCTGCATTAGTTGGTGGTGAAAAAGATTGGAACTATAATGGGAGTCAAGAGTCTGGAAACTATAGCAGAAAAGGACCCGCAGGAGAAAATCTTGAAGCAAATCCTATAGCTACTATTCAATCTGCTGATCGATATGAAAATCAAATTTATCCAGCAGCTAAGCTAGACAAACATGATGATGCCAGTGATTATGAGAAAGGCGTAATTGAAAAGTGTAATAAAATTGGAGATGCTGGTTACAATGAAGAGGTGGAAACCTCTAACTTATGTGGGGATGACAAAAGCAAAGGAGCTACAGAGAACTTTTCTAGAGATCATGTAAGTAATTTGGAGTCCGTTAGTTGTCTATCAGAACTCCAAGTTAAGTCTGAAACCTGTAACTTATGTGggaatgaagaaaaatatatgtttgTGACTGTTGGCAATCTATGCCGTGCTTTAGTTTTTAAGTGTTGTCCAATTAGTATAGTTAAGGTGCCAGAGAAGTGGTTTTTGGATGCGATGAATATGACTTTGGACATCATGATTGGAAAAATTAAATGTAGTGTGGAGAAAGAGCTGCTTGAGAATTTTCATGAAAACCATCTGAAGCTAGATGAGAAGTGTTTGGGATATGTTATGTCTACCTTGGATGCACTCTATACAATGCAGAAGTTGGGATTCAAATTCGATTGTCAGAATTTATACCAGAATTTATACCAGCTTTTATCATCTTTGAGTAAATTAGAAGGTGATTTGGAGGATTTGGATATGATCAGGAATATAAATTGGGAAGAGAATGCCAAGAAACTAAATTTTGTTCTTAGGGAAGGCCTCAAGCTCGACAATAAGATGGCAGTATGCTTCACCGAAAGCCAATCTCGATCACATCTATTAAAGTGGTTCATTCTTTGCTTTGAGCTTTGTCATTGTGAGACTAAACTTTTTTGCAAGGAAGCATTCGATGGACTTGATGAACTGACTCAAAACTCATTGTCACGGCTTATTTCTACATTGAGGATTAGTCCAGAACTTCACTCAGTAGTTTTCATTCCCGATACTAAGGTAAatttggcaattactggtgcaATCTGTTTTCTGAAAGTTGTTGTAAATGATAGTCAAGTAGTAGAAGTCATTCAACGCCCAACAGATTTACAATGCTCCCAACTGGTGCTGTCTCCTAAAGGCTTGGGGACTGCGCTTGTGACAGATTATGATATTGGAATTGCTCCTCCACTTGCATCTTCTGATGTGGTACAAGTTGCAGAGATTGCATGGATAAAGATTATGTCACTAGAAGTTATAAGCCTTATGGAAGGGCATGCACAGACTATTGATATGATGGCTGGTATTAGTGGGGACAGAACTTTTGACTCTTATCAGTTTGCCTACAATAGTGCTCAAGTGCAGGTTAAGGATCAAATTATTGAGATGTCAAACACAGGTGGTGGAAATATAAATGTCCCAAAAGTTAAGATTTTTGCTTCACATCTTGGGATCACAACTTTCTTTGTCAATGCTTTGCAGCAATCTGGGCATGAAATTTTGAGCCAACCAATTATGATGGAAGTCTACGCAGGACCAGAGATTCACCTCCATGATATATTCCTTGTACCTGGTGCATCTTATGTGCTTACTTTACAGGGTACCCCGGGAGCCCCAACATTTGGTGTAAATGTTGAATTTACGAGTTTGGAGTTGCTGCAAAATGAGTATCATATTGATCCGATAGACGTCGAAGCTGTTATTGCAATTACAATTGTTCAATTGTATTCAAAGGAAGCTGCTCTGATATATAAGAAGTTGAATATGATGACAAGGAGTGCGTATGAGTTTGTGGAAATGTGGAGAAAAGGAGTTGAATCAGACCAAATACCTTGTCTTCAGGCTTTGGAGGTTATCTTGGTGGAATGCTCAGCAGCACTTGACCCTTGGATGTTTGTTGTTGTCTCAAAGGTTTTAATGTTTACAGCTTATGGTATCAAAGATGTTCGTGCAAGTCATCTTTCCTGCATGAGAAATATTAATGCTCCAGATCAGTTTGTTAAACCAATTAGATCAACAGCAAATGGGAAAGCTATGATGGAGTTGAATATGGGGTTGTATACAGATATTGGACTCCATGATTTTTCATTAGATTCTCAGAGTCCAACACTTGGGTTTGAGCTGCTGTTTGCAAAGATGAAGTTCAGAAAAGTATTGTGCATGAAATTGTACATGGTTGCTTCGGGAGCTACCACTCAAGGCCACATGCTACATGACAAGGTCATTGAATTTTCCTCTCAGCTCAATCAAGCTAATTCATGTACAGCTTTGGGTAAGTATGGTCATGCGGAGATGAAAAGACTTGAGCAAGAGATCAATATTGAAAAATGTGTTGCACTTGCAATTATTCCAATGGGCAATACAGACTTGGTATCAGAAGAAATTGAACAGCCTTTGTTTCTCAATGTCATTTTTCAGGTCCTTGATTTCTCTGCTTACTCAGATAATAATCTTGCTATCTTATTTGATGATGTCCCTATTGTTGGAATGTTGAAAACAGGTGCTATTGATTGGCTACTTATTGTTCCCTGTTTATTAACGAATGGTGACTCCACTCCGACAGTAATTACTTGGCTATCAAAGCTAAAGGCTCACTCACAAAGCTCAAGTATGTATTCATCCCCACTTGGAAACTTCTCAACTGCCACCATGGAGTTGCTCAGCCATATTGTACTTGAAGAATGTGAATGGGTAGTTTTTAAGTCTGTCAAAAATTGCTATGATGATAAGCCTGGAGAATGGGGTCAGTTTACAAGAGTTGTGAATGTAGATACAGGACAACTATCTCATCACGTGGAGGCCAAAGCTTATGTGCTTAAGGCCACACAGCTGACCAACCTTGAAGAGAATGATGATTTATTCCTCTACTTTCAGCACTGGGGTATCACGTTGTTGATCTTCTACTTCGAGTTTGTCTATGATCTCTTCATTTATGCGTGCTTCTTTTATAACAATTTGGGGGCTGCTTTTGACAATACGATGGCTCTCCAGCGGGTCAACATAGTTGATTATGCTCTTGGAACTTCACTCAATGCTTCTGACAGGTATTGGGATAAAATGTTCTTGATGTTGGCAATATCTGCAGTTCTGGAGCCTCAGATGCCAAAGATAACCTTTGGTGACTTGGATAATGAAGCATGGACAAATTTCGGAAGACTTTTCAGGCTTGAGGTCAACCCTGTTCTTTGA
- the LOC133717348 gene encoding uncharacterized protein LOC133717348 isoform X2, translating to MDQIVVGTAITSTAALVGGEKDWNYNGSQESGNYSRKGPAGENLEANPIATIQSADRYENQIYPAAKLDKHDDASDYEKGVIEKCNKIGDAGYNEEVETSNLCGDDKSKGATENFSRDHVSNLESVSCLSELQVKSETCNLCGNEEKYMFVTVGNLCRALVFKCCPISIVKVPEKWFLDAMNMTLDIMIGKIKCSVEKELLENFHENHLKLDEKCLGYVMSTLDALYTMQKLGFKFDCQNLYQNLYQLLSSLSKLEGDLEDLDMIRNINWEENAKKLNFVLREGLKLDNKMAVCFTESQSRSHLLKWFILCFELCHCETKLFCKEAFDGLDELTQNSLSRLISTLRISPELHSVVFIPDTKVNLAITGAICFLKVVVNDSQVVEVIQRPTDLQCSQLVLSPKGLGTALVTDYDIGIAPPLASSDVVQVAEIAWIKIMSLEVISLMEGHAQTIDMMAGISGDRTFDSYQFAYNSAQVQVKDQIIEMSNTGGGNINVPKVKIFASHLGITTFFVNALQQSGHEILSQPIMMEVYAGPEIHLHDIFLVPGASYVLTLQGTPGAPTFGVNVEFTSLELLQNEYHIDPIDVEAVIAITIVQLYSKEAALIYKKLNMMTRSAYEFVEMWRKGVESDQIPCLQALEVILVECSAALDPWMFVVVSKVLMFTAYGIKDVRASHLSCMRNINAPDQFVKPIRSTANGKAMMELNMGLYTDIGLHDFSLDSQSPTLGFELLFAKMKFRKVLCMKLYMVASGATTQGHMLHDKVIEFSSQLNQANSCTALGKYGHAEMKRLEQEINIEKCVALAIIPMGNTDLVSEEIEQPLFLNVIFQVLDFSAYSDNNLAILFDDVPIVGMLKTGAIDWLLIVPCLLTNGDSTPTVITWLSKLKAHSQSSSMYSSPLGNFSTATMELLSHIVLEECEWVVFKSVKNCYDDKPGEWGQFTRVVNVDTGQLSHHVEAKAYVLKATQLTNLEENDDLFLYFQHWGITLLIFYFEFVYDLFIYACFFYNNLGAAFDNTMALQRVNIVDYALGTSLNASDRYWDKMFLMLAISAVLEPQMPKITFGDLDNEAWTNFGRLFRLEVNPVL from the coding sequence ATGGATCAGATTGTGGTTGGTACGGCTATTACTTCTACTGCTGCATTAGTTGGTGGTGAAAAAGATTGGAACTATAATGGGAGTCAAGAGTCTGGAAACTATAGCAGAAAAGGACCCGCAGGAGAAAATCTTGAAGCAAATCCTATAGCTACTATTCAATCTGCTGATCGATATGAAAATCAAATTTATCCAGCAGCTAAGCTAGACAAACATGATGATGCCAGTGATTATGAGAAAGGCGTAATTGAAAAGTGTAATAAAATTGGAGATGCTGGTTACAATGAAGAGGTGGAAACCTCTAACTTATGTGGGGATGACAAAAGCAAAGGAGCTACAGAGAACTTTTCTAGAGATCATGTAAGTAATTTGGAGTCCGTTAGTTGTCTATCAGAACTCCAAGTTAAGTCTGAAACCTGTAACTTATGTGggaatgaagaaaaatatatgtttgTGACTGTTGGCAATCTATGCCGTGCTTTAGTTTTTAAGTGTTGTCCAATTAGTATAGTTAAGGTGCCAGAGAAGTGGTTTTTGGATGCGATGAATATGACTTTGGACATCATGATTGGAAAAATTAAATGTAGTGTGGAGAAAGAGCTGCTTGAGAATTTTCATGAAAACCATCTGAAGCTAGATGAGAAGTGTTTGGGATATGTTATGTCTACCTTGGATGCACTCTATACAATGCAGAAGTTGGGATTCAAATTCGATTGTCAGAATTTATACCAGAATTTATACCAGCTTTTATCATCTTTGAGTAAATTAGAAGGTGATTTGGAGGATTTGGATATGATCAGGAATATAAATTGGGAAGAGAATGCCAAGAAACTAAATTTTGTTCTTAGGGAAGGCCTCAAGCTCGACAATAAGATGGCAGTATGCTTCACCGAAAGCCAATCTCGATCACATCTATTAAAGTGGTTCATTCTTTGCTTTGAGCTTTGTCATTGTGAGACTAAACTTTTTTGCAAGGAAGCATTCGATGGACTTGATGAACTGACTCAAAACTCATTGTCACGGCTTATTTCTACATTGAGGATTAGTCCAGAACTTCACTCAGTAGTTTTCATTCCCGATACTAAGGTAAatttggcaattactggtgcaATCTGTTTTCTGAAAGTTGTTGTAAATGATAGTCAAGTAGTAGAAGTCATTCAACGCCCAACAGATTTACAATGCTCCCAACTGGTGCTGTCTCCTAAAGGCTTGGGGACTGCGCTTGTGACAGATTATGATATTGGAATTGCTCCTCCACTTGCATCTTCTGATGTGGTACAAGTTGCAGAGATTGCATGGATAAAGATTATGTCACTAGAAGTTATAAGCCTTATGGAAGGGCATGCACAGACTATTGATATGATGGCTGGTATTAGTGGGGACAGAACTTTTGACTCTTATCAGTTTGCCTACAATAGTGCTCAAGTGCAGGTTAAGGATCAAATTATTGAGATGTCAAACACAGGTGGTGGAAATATAAATGTCCCAAAAGTTAAGATTTTTGCTTCACATCTTGGGATCACAACTTTCTTTGTCAATGCTTTGCAGCAATCTGGGCATGAAATTTTGAGCCAACCAATTATGATGGAAGTCTACGCAGGACCAGAGATTCACCTCCATGATATATTCCTTGTACCTGGTGCATCTTATGTGCTTACTTTACAGGGTACCCCGGGAGCCCCAACATTTGGTGTAAATGTTGAATTTACGAGTTTGGAGTTGCTGCAAAATGAGTATCATATTGATCCGATAGACGTCGAAGCTGTTATTGCAATTACAATTGTTCAATTGTATTCAAAGGAAGCTGCTCTGATATATAAGAAGTTGAATATGATGACAAGGAGTGCGTATGAGTTTGTGGAAATGTGGAGAAAAGGAGTTGAATCAGACCAAATACCTTGTCTTCAGGCTTTGGAGGTTATCTTGGTGGAATGCTCAGCAGCACTTGACCCTTGGATGTTTGTTGTTGTCTCAAAGGTTTTAATGTTTACAGCTTATGGTATCAAAGATGTTCGTGCAAGTCATCTTTCCTGCATGAGAAATATTAATGCTCCAGATCAGTTTGTTAAACCAATTAGATCAACAGCAAATGGGAAAGCTATGATGGAGTTGAATATGGGGTTGTATACAGATATTGGACTCCATGATTTTTCATTAGATTCTCAGAGTCCAACACTTGGGTTTGAGCTGCTGTTTGCAAAGATGAAGTTCAGAAAAGTATTGTGCATGAAATTGTACATGGTTGCTTCGGGAGCTACCACTCAAGGCCACATGCTACATGACAAGGTCATTGAATTTTCCTCTCAGCTCAATCAAGCTAATTCATGTACAGCTTTGGGTAAGTATGGTCATGCGGAGATGAAAAGACTTGAGCAAGAGATCAATATTGAAAAATGTGTTGCACTTGCAATTATTCCAATGGGCAATACAGACTTGGTATCAGAAGAAATTGAACAGCCTTTGTTTCTCAATGTCATTTTTCAGGTCCTTGATTTCTCTGCTTACTCAGATAATAATCTTGCTATCTTATTTGATGATGTCCCTATTGTTGGAATGTTGAAAACAGGTGCTATTGATTGGCTACTTATTGTTCCCTGTTTATTAACGAATGGTGACTCCACTCCGACAGTAATTACTTGGCTATCAAAGCTAAAGGCTCACTCACAAAGCTCAAGTATGTATTCATCCCCACTTGGAAACTTCTCAACTGCCACCATGGAGTTGCTCAGCCATATTGTACTTGAAGAATGTGAATGGGTAGTTTTTAAGTCTGTCAAAAATTGCTATGATGATAAGCCTGGAGAATGGGGTCAGTTTACAAGAGTTGTGAATGTAGATACAGGACAACTATCTCATCACGTGGAGGCCAAAGCTTATGTGCTTAAGGCCACACAGCTGACCAACCTTGAAGAGAATGATGATTTATTCCTCTACTTTCAGCACTGGGGTATCACGTTGTTGATCTTCTACTTCGAGTTTGTCTATGATCTCTTCATTTATGCGTGCTTCTTTTATAACAATTTGGGGGCTGCTTTTGACAATACGATGGCTCTCCAGCGGGTCAACATAGTTGATTATGCTCTTGGAACTTCACTCAATGCTTCTGACAGGTATTGGGATAAAATGTTCTTGATGTTGGCAATATCTGCAGTTCTGGAGCCTCAGATGCCAAAGATAACCTTTGGTGACTTGGATAATGAAGCATGGACAAATTTCGGAAGACTTTTCAGGCTTGAGGTCAACCCTGTTCTTTGA